The Anaerolineae bacterium region CAGTCCGATGGCACGGTGAAAGTGAGTTGGCGCGCCCGCCCGGGTGTGGATGTCTCGGGCGTGGCGTTGCAGTTTGGGGGCGGGGGACACGCGCCAGCCGCCGGAGCCACCATCCCTGGCCCATTATCTGAGGTCCAGGAACGGGTGCTGGCAGCGACGCGCAGGCTCCTGGCCCCTCAGGAGGTTTAGTGCCTGGCGTTTGGTCTTGACTTCCTCAGCCCCTGGAGGAAGCGTGTTTGTTGTTCGTTCAATCCCTGCTATCCTGCATGTAAAGGGGAGGAAAAATGTACCAAGACAAAGAGAAGCGAGTGATTCAGGATGTGGTTTCCGGGGTTCTGGTGGTGGATAAACCGGTGGGGTTGACTTCCCACGATGTGGTGAAGATCATCCGCC contains the following coding sequences:
- a CDS encoding bifunctional oligoribonuclease/PAP phosphatase NrnA; translation: QSDGTVKVSWRARPGVDVSGVALQFGGGGHAPAAGATIPGPLSEVQERVLAATRRLLAPQEV